A segment of the Bordetella flabilis genome:
TCCGGCCGTGGTCTACGTCGCCACCGAGATGGCGGGGCCTGGCCACGTCAGGCACCACGGGCGCGGCGAACTGGTCATCGGCAGCGGGCCGGGCAGCGAGGGTATTGCGCGCGATTTCATCGCGGCCGGCATTCCGGTCGAGGTATCCGACAACGCCATCGGCGCGCTGTGGGCGAAGCTGATCCTAAATTGCGCCTATAACGCGCTGTCGGCCATCACGCAGATGCCGTATGGCGAGCTGTCCCGGGGGCAGGGCATGGAGCAGGTCTTGCGCGACGTGGTGCACGAATGCCTGGCCGTGGCGCAGGCCCAGGGAGTGACCGTGCCGGGCGACAGCTGGGCGGCCGTGCAGAAGATCGTCCAGACCATGCCGACGCAGTTGTCGTCCACCGCCCAAGACCTGGCGCGGGGCAAGCCGACGGAGATCGACTACCTGAACGGCTACATCGACCGCAAAGGCCGGGAGCGGGCCATCGCGACCCCGGTCAACCGGGTGCTGCATGCCCTGGTGAAACTGCTGGAAAGCCGGGCCGCTGCCGCGCCGCGCTAATGTTGCGGGGCGCGGCCTGGCCGTTCCTTCGGACGCCCGCGCCGGCCCTGCGACATGGCGGCCGGGGCGCTTGCACGCCCCGGGTCGCGCGTGATCAACCGAACAGCTTCGCCGCCGTCCGGGCCACCAGGGCGCCCTGGTGGCGCGCGCCGGCCAGGTCGATTTCGCTGGGCTGGCGCGAACCGTCGCCGCCGGCGATGGTTGTGGCGCCATAAGGCGCGCCGCCGACGATTTCCTCCATGCTCATCTGGCCTTGATGGCTGTAGGGCAGCCCGACCACGATCATGCCGAAATGCAGCAAGTTGGTGATGAGGGAGAACAGCGTCGTTTCCTGGCCGCCGTGCTGCGTCGCCGTGGACACGAAGGCGGCGCCCACCTTGCCGTTCAATGCGCCGCGCGCCCACAGGCCACCGGTCTGGTCCAGGAAGGCCGCCATCTGCGACGACATGCGGCCGTAGCGGGTACCGGTCCCCAGCACGATGGCGTCATAGTTTTCCAGGTCCGCCACGGTCGCCAACGGGGCGGCCTGGTCAAGCTTGAAATGCGCATTCTTGGCCACTTCCGCCGGCACCGTCTCGGGCACGCGCTTGATATCGACCTGGGCGCCTTCGCCACGCGCGCCTTCGGCGATGGCCTGGGCCATCTGCTCGATGTGTCCGTAGGAGGAATAGTAGAGAACCAGTACCTTGGCCATGTGTGTCTTTCCCTTGTCGTTCCGTGATGTGGGTGGGGGCGGCGGACGGGACGGCCCGCACGGATACGACTAGGTTAAAAGGCTGGAACTCCCCGCGGAAGCCTATCTATATCGATGGAATCCATCCATGGTCACGATAGGTCGGCGGACGCCCGTGCCGCAGGCCCGGGGCCATCGTGGCGCACGGTTCAGCGTCGTGCGGAACAGCGCGCGCGCGCGGCTTCCAGGCTGGCGGCGGCGGCTTTCAGGCGCGCGGCCTGTTCATTCTGGTCCGCGGGCAGCTTGTTCGTGGCGAAAGCCAGCACGACGTTGTCCGGCATGTTGGCCACATAGGCCTGGCCCACGCAGCTGCAATAGGCGTCGCGGGCGCTCGTCGCGGCCGGTGCGTAGGAGTCCAGCTGCGGACGGCGCTGCAACAGGTCGCGGCATTGCTGCACGCTGGTCGGCACCAGCTTCTGGCGCATGGCGCCCAGGTTGGCCTGCGCCTGCACGCCAGGCAGGCCGGCCAGTGTCGCGGCGCCCAGGCCCAGCATCGCGGCGGCCCGTCGCAAACGGCGGCGCATCATCGCATGTCCTCGTTCCATCGTTCCCTCGTTCCCGTTTTGCGCGCGCCGCGTATTCGCGCGGCGGGGCGCTCGCCGCTGCACCTGGCCGGGCCGTTCGGGGTGGCGCGGCGGTGCGGACGGTCAAGTCACCATCTTTGCAGACCGCCGGACGGCGCCAAGCGCGGAACAAGACGCGATATTGGCCGGTGATCGCGGGCGGGCATGACGGGCGGGCATGAGGGGCATGTGCGAGCGCCCGCCATCGCGGCAACTACGCTAGACTGAGAGCCCGGCCCAGCCGGCGCGGGTGGACGGTCTATCGCGACTGTCCCGGCGCCGGTGCATCCCGCCGGCATCGCCACCGCCCAGTGCGCGTCTGCCTGCACGGCGCGGGCATCCACCTATCGAGAGGCATACATGGCTTATATGCTGCTTATCGTCGAGCCGCGCGACCAGCGCCTGCAGCGTTCGGAAAGCGAGGGTCGGGCCGTCTACGACCAGATGTGCCGTTTCGCCGAGGGCCTGCAGTCGCGCGGCAAGCTCCTGGCCTGCGAATCGCTGGTTTCCGACAAGGAAGGCACCCGGGTGCAAGTACGCGAGGGACGCCAGCGCCTGGTGGACGGCCCCTTCGCCGAAGCCAAGGAAATGGTGGGCGGATTCTTCCTGCTGGATGTCGAGACACGCGAGGAGGCCCTGGCTATCGCGGCCGAATGCCCCGCCGCACAATGGTCCACCGTGGAAGTGCGCCGCACCGCACCCTGCTACGAGTAATGGCTGCGGCGTGCCGCCGCCGGAACCTTGGCCAGCATCCTGGCGCAGTCCGCCCCGGTGTAAGCCGGGCCCGATCGCGCCGGTCGATGGACCTGGGGTTTTCCCGGATGCGCCTTGCGGATTGTCGAGCCCGCGGCGTCCCGCTCGTCGTGTCTGCGAAGGCCGCCGCGCGGCCGCAGGCAGACACGGAGGCGTCCATGCGATTCCTGATTTTGGTAAAGGCGGAAGCGGCCGACGAGCCGGGTGCCCGGCCGCAGGAGGGTCTTTCGGCCGCCATGGCGGCCTACCACCAGGCCCTTGCACGGGCGGGCGTGCTGCTCGACGGCGCGGGCCTGCAGCCCAGCGCCAAAGGGTGGCGCATCCATTACGA
Coding sequences within it:
- a CDS encoding YciI family protein; translated protein: MAYMLLIVEPRDQRLQRSESEGRAVYDQMCRFAEGLQSRGKLLACESLVSDKEGTRVQVREGRQRLVDGPFAEAKEMVGGFFLLDVETREEALAIAAECPAAQWSTVEVRRTAPCYE
- a CDS encoding ketopantoate reductase family protein, which codes for MRVAVMGAGAVGCYYGAMLARAGHDVALIGRPRHVDAVRAQGLLLEMQGFQGHVPMAASTGADAARGASVVLFCVKSADTESAGRALAPHLGPDTRVLSLQNGVDNAERLQAILPQTVLPAVVYVATEMAGPGHVRHHGRGELVIGSGPGSEGIARDFIAAGIPVEVSDNAIGALWAKLILNCAYNALSAITQMPYGELSRGQGMEQVLRDVVHECLAVAQAQGVTVPGDSWAAVQKIVQTMPTQLSSTAQDLARGKPTEIDYLNGYIDRKGRERAIATPVNRVLHALVKLLESRAAAAPR
- the wrbA gene encoding NAD(P)H:quinone oxidoreductase; translation: MAKVLVLYYSSYGHIEQMAQAIAEGARGEGAQVDIKRVPETVPAEVAKNAHFKLDQAAPLATVADLENYDAIVLGTGTRYGRMSSQMAAFLDQTGGLWARGALNGKVGAAFVSTATQHGGQETTLFSLITNLLHFGMIVVGLPYSHQGQMSMEEIVGGAPYGATTIAGGDGSRQPSEIDLAGARHQGALVARTAAKLFG